From Acidimicrobiales bacterium, one genomic window encodes:
- a CDS encoding MMPL family transporter, producing MERFWRTIAVGLGKYWWAVGLVVLAITGVLAIGATRIEFATGQDSYLNTDSQASIDNVEFQNTFGGEAVILLFSSEGEATIDDLMSDANRAELTRLEAALRAVPEVHAVVTPLVSMEFSSAILDESVATQALARATGVDDDEESAARRSIDTSVSLARLSAARPADLANPNWIELLLWDNTGYEVDGGAITTTPSFEDRRIRRSLESTYPDKYTAVGGVILEGNADLDTLSSGTEAILEIMASADLEGFEVTTTGSPVFLKDINDYLQGGMLTLGAAAVAIMALVLAVTFRVRWRLLPLLAVLIAVAWTFSLLGLIGIDLSLVTISGLPILIGLGVDFAIQVHNRVEEEVVLARASNPIQETLANLGPPLVAATFAAVAAFLVMRISLVPMIRDFGVMLAIGIVIILIVGILVPTAVLGIREYRARTESLAELSPVERGIVALGGLPQKFVIPLIIASVGLLLAGIALEDQFEIESDPVRWVNQDTDTVRDIRRLENETGFESTLGVLIEANNVRDQAVIDLVWDFIEANEDGTVIRNSSSMVSTLSKIINYDDSVNPVPPRAEDVVALIDVMPDDIRRVLINDEGTAAQLNLRLGPAPLADDAILVAALNEDLAARIDALDLPADSILRTDLDSGQQPVRAVPAGLAVVGVGLLENLSANRAILTYLALATAGLWILLRFRSAARALLAMVPVLLAVGAASVIVAVLGLTLSPLTTVSGPLVIASCTEFSILILGRYLEERQRGLTPKEATDRASARTGRAFFTSALTTIGGFGVLVFSALPLLSDFGMIVTLNVAVALLSALVVMPPLLVWADNKNWLGIDQTAQADEYAVVLADRPRPGLLVAGAAVLAIGVALFLSADSEEGNAAEIEYSAVALPTTTTTTTTIDPTVEPPPQEEIDVTQFGTDRPGGFIDGALFDLLTNPDVGVDPQSAVCAATVLLERFTEDQLLNEFQVLTFTDEAVVPVVAAAQDCGIDDASIDTALTIARGG from the coding sequence ATGGAACGGTTCTGGCGAACGATCGCGGTCGGGCTGGGCAAGTACTGGTGGGCGGTGGGCCTGGTGGTCCTCGCGATCACCGGTGTGCTCGCCATCGGCGCGACGAGGATCGAGTTCGCCACGGGCCAGGACAGCTACCTCAACACCGACAGTCAGGCCTCGATCGACAACGTCGAGTTCCAGAACACGTTCGGCGGCGAGGCCGTGATCCTGCTCTTCTCGTCGGAGGGCGAGGCGACCATCGACGACCTCATGAGCGACGCCAACCGGGCCGAGCTCACACGTCTCGAAGCCGCGCTGCGAGCCGTCCCCGAGGTCCATGCCGTGGTCACACCGCTCGTGTCGATGGAGTTCTCGTCGGCGATCCTCGACGAGAGCGTCGCGACCCAGGCGCTCGCCCGAGCCACCGGCGTCGACGACGACGAGGAGTCGGCGGCTCGCCGCAGCATCGACACGTCGGTGTCCCTCGCCCGACTCAGCGCCGCCCGACCGGCCGACCTCGCCAACCCGAACTGGATCGAACTCCTGCTCTGGGACAACACCGGCTACGAGGTGGACGGTGGCGCGATCACGACGACACCTTCGTTCGAGGACCGTCGGATCCGCCGATCGCTCGAGAGCACCTACCCCGACAAGTACACCGCCGTGGGCGGCGTGATCCTCGAAGGCAACGCCGACCTCGACACGCTCTCCTCGGGCACCGAGGCGATCCTCGAGATCATGGCGTCGGCCGACCTCGAGGGGTTCGAGGTCACCACCACCGGTTCTCCGGTCTTCCTGAAGGACATCAACGACTATCTCCAGGGCGGCATGCTGACGCTCGGCGCCGCCGCGGTCGCGATCATGGCGCTCGTCCTCGCCGTCACCTTCCGGGTTCGCTGGCGTCTCCTCCCCCTCCTCGCCGTGCTGATCGCCGTCGCGTGGACCTTCTCGCTGCTCGGCCTGATCGGGATCGATCTCTCGCTCGTCACCATCTCCGGCCTCCCGATCCTCATCGGGCTCGGCGTCGACTTCGCGATCCAGGTCCACAACCGGGTCGAGGAGGAGGTCGTCCTCGCCCGGGCCAGCAATCCCATACAGGAGACCTTGGCCAACCTCGGCCCACCCCTGGTGGCCGCCACGTTCGCGGCCGTCGCCGCGTTCCTCGTGATGCGGATCTCGCTCGTCCCGATGATCCGCGACTTCGGCGTGATGCTCGCGATCGGCATCGTGATCATCCTGATCGTCGGCATCCTCGTCCCGACCGCGGTGCTCGGCATCCGGGAGTACCGGGCCCGCACCGAGTCGCTGGCCGAGCTGTCGCCGGTCGAGCGGGGCATCGTCGCGCTGGGCGGATTGCCCCAGAAGTTCGTGATCCCGTTGATCATCGCGTCGGTCGGCCTGCTCCTGGCCGGCATCGCCCTCGAGGACCAGTTCGAGATCGAGAGCGACCCGGTGCGGTGGGTGAACCAGGACACCGACACGGTCCGCGACATCCGTCGGCTCGAGAACGAGACCGGGTTCGAGAGCACCCTCGGTGTCCTGATCGAGGCCAACAACGTCCGCGACCAGGCCGTCATCGACCTCGTGTGGGACTTCATCGAAGCCAACGAGGACGGCACTGTGATCCGCAACAGCTCGAGCATGGTCTCGACGCTGTCGAAGATCATCAACTACGACGACAGCGTCAACCCGGTTCCCCCGCGGGCCGAGGACGTGGTCGCCCTGATCGACGTGATGCCGGACGACATCCGTCGGGTGCTGATCAACGACGAGGGCACCGCCGCCCAGCTCAACCTCCGGCTCGGACCGGCGCCGCTGGCCGACGACGCCATCCTGGTCGCCGCGCTCAACGAAGACCTCGCCGCCCGTATCGACGCGCTCGACCTTCCCGCCGACTCGATCCTCCGGACCGACCTCGACTCGGGCCAGCAGCCGGTTCGGGCGGTGCCGGCCGGTCTCGCCGTCGTCGGCGTCGGCCTGCTCGAGAATCTCTCGGCCAACCGGGCGATCCTCACGTATCTCGCGCTCGCCACCGCCGGCTTGTGGATCCTGCTCCGGTTCCGCAGCGCGGCTCGAGCGCTCCTCGCGATGGTGCCCGTGCTCCTCGCGGTCGGGGCGGCTTCGGTGATCGTCGCCGTCCTGGGTCTCACCCTGAGTCCTTTGACGACGGTCAGCGGCCCACTGGTCATCGCGTCGTGCACCGAGTTCAGCATCCTGATCCTCGGGCGCTATCTCGAGGAGCGACAGCGTGGGCTCACGCCGAAGGAGGCGACCGACCGGGCGTCGGCACGCACCGGCCGGGCATTCTTCACCTCGGCCCTCACCACGATCGGCGGCTTCGGGGTGCTCGTGTTCTCGGCGTTGCCGCTGCTGTCCGACTTCGGCATGATCGTCACGCTCAACGTCGCCGTCGCCCTCCTGTCCGCCCTCGTCGTGATGCCGCCGTTGCTCGTCTGGGCCGACAACAAGAACTGGCTCGGGATCGACCAGACCGCACAGGCCGACGAGTACGCCGTGGTGCTGGCCGATCGTCCGCGCCCCGGATTGCTCGTGGCAGGTGCCGCGGTGTTGGCCATCGGTGTCGCCCTGTTCCTCAGCGCCGACTCCGAGGAGGGCAACGCGGCGGAGATCGAGTATTCGGCGGTCGCACTCCCGACGACGACCACCACGACGACCACGATCGACCCCACCGTCGAACCGCCGCCGCAGGAGGAGATCGACGTCACCCAGTTCGGTACCGACCGGCCGGGAGGCTTCATCGACGGCGCACTCTTCGACCTGCTCACCAATCCCGATGTCGGGGTCGACCCGCAGTCGGCGGTGTGTGCGGCGACGGTGCTGCTCGAACGTTTCACCGAGGATCAGCTGCTCAACGAGTTCCAGGTGCTCACGTTCACCGACGAGGCGGTGGTGCCCGTGGTCGCCGCCGCTCAGGACTGCGGTATCGACGACGCATCCATCGATACGGCCCTGACTATCGCCAGGGGCGGCTGA
- a CDS encoding glutaminyl-peptide cyclotransferase — MRAAVLFVIGLAVTASACGDDIPIAEDTPTTATAEPTAGAPPTPPSDSRSPWPTELDSTHQRWTIRVVERLPHDPTAFTQGLELLDRGLLESTGRRGESSLRLVDPDAGTVIEQVALDPALFGEGLTVSGDEIIQLTWEAGRALRYDTASLEPTGEFTYDGEGWGICAADAGLWMSNGTAQLTRRDPDTFASLETVTVRQDGTPVDDLNELECIGDHVVANVWKSDEILVIEPGTGAVVATIDASALAAEVEPDDDQAVLNGIADLDDGTLLLGGKLWPTLFVVEVVDTTDG; from the coding sequence ATGCGTGCGGCCGTCCTCTTCGTGATCGGGCTGGCCGTCACGGCGTCGGCCTGTGGCGACGACATCCCGATTGCCGAGGACACACCCACGACTGCGACCGCCGAGCCGACTGCCGGCGCCCCGCCCACCCCGCCTTCGGACTCCCGATCGCCGTGGCCGACCGAGCTCGATTCGACGCACCAGCGGTGGACGATCCGCGTCGTCGAGCGACTCCCCCACGATCCGACCGCCTTCACCCAGGGCCTGGAGCTCCTCGACCGCGGTCTCCTGGAGAGCACCGGCCGCCGCGGCGAATCGTCGCTTCGTCTGGTCGACCCCGACGCGGGCACGGTCATCGAACAGGTCGCGCTCGACCCTGCCCTGTTCGGGGAGGGTCTGACCGTTTCGGGTGACGAGATCATCCAGCTGACCTGGGAAGCCGGACGGGCCCTGCGCTACGACACGGCATCGCTCGAACCGACCGGCGAGTTCACCTACGACGGCGAGGGATGGGGGATCTGCGCCGCCGATGCCGGGCTCTGGATGTCGAACGGCACGGCCCAACTCACACGGCGGGACCCGGACACGTTCGCATCGCTCGAAACCGTCACCGTCCGACAAGACGGCACACCGGTCGACGACCTCAACGAGCTCGAGTGCATCGGCGATCATGTCGTCGCCAACGTCTGGAAGTCCGACGAGATCCTGGTGATCGAACCCGGTACGGGAGCGGTCGTGGCAACCATCGACGCGAGCGCGCTCGCGGCGGAGGTAGAGCCCGACGACGATCAGGCCGTGCTCAACGGCATCGCCGACCTCGACGACGGCACCCTCCTGCTCGGTGGCAAGCTGTGGCCGACCCTGTTCGTCGTCGAGGTCGTCGATACAACCGACGGCTGA
- a CDS encoding SRPBCC family protein, which yields MASYTATINVDASPEAAFTYLADPLNRAEWDPSVRSVVAARDHFDVTVGFYGKAIEATYTVDELVEPSRIVFEIGGKVKGRDVIEIVERDGGSSVTLDLDVSMKGAARLLDRGLQVAFAGIGDNIASELKKQLDRVGPLDEG from the coding sequence ATGGCCTCCTACACCGCCACGATCAATGTCGACGCGTCGCCCGAGGCCGCGTTCACCTACCTCGCCGATCCCCTGAACCGGGCCGAATGGGACCCGTCGGTCCGTTCGGTGGTGGCCGCTCGTGACCACTTCGACGTGACGGTCGGGTTCTACGGCAAGGCGATCGAGGCGACGTACACGGTCGACGAGTTGGTCGAGCCGTCGCGGATCGTCTTCGAGATCGGCGGCAAGGTGAAGGGGCGCGACGTCATCGAGATCGTCGAACGCGACGGCGGATCGAGCGTGACGCTCGACCTCGACGTGTCCATGAAGGGTGCGGCACGACTGCTCGACCGTGGCCTGCAGGTGGCGTTCGCCGGGATCGGTGACAACATCGCGAGCGAGCTGAAGAAGCAGCTCGATCGGGTGGGGCCCCTAGACGAGGGCTGA
- a CDS encoding helix-turn-helix domain-containing protein translates to MTDGDNGPTSRGDRDGRRRDVLAAATEIIEQVGWDGFSIRAIASRAGVSSGAVYQWFSGKDEIFGELLHREICAGLDMIEAVPDDIDLSATVRMMLDWVVGLYAKLGRYELEFVEASSGRSGREIAPVMTAAYLDLGNRADALLGRAAARDGVELVDDDERITWFWAACVGVAERLIVIASHFEGDRREGFLAMSTERLTKSLLV, encoded by the coding sequence ATGACCGACGGCGACAACGGGCCGACCAGTCGGGGGGATCGCGACGGGCGCCGACGAGACGTCCTCGCCGCGGCGACCGAGATCATCGAACAGGTCGGCTGGGACGGCTTCTCGATCCGGGCGATCGCCTCGAGGGCCGGGGTCAGCTCCGGCGCCGTCTACCAGTGGTTCTCCGGCAAGGACGAGATCTTCGGCGAACTCCTCCACCGCGAGATCTGTGCCGGCCTCGACATGATCGAAGCCGTCCCTGATGACATCGACCTCTCGGCGACCGTGCGCATGATGCTGGACTGGGTCGTCGGCCTCTACGCGAAGCTGGGGCGCTACGAGCTGGAGTTCGTCGAGGCGAGCAGCGGCCGCAGTGGCCGCGAGATCGCTCCGGTCATGACGGCGGCCTACCTCGATCTCGGCAACCGGGCCGACGCGCTCCTCGGTCGGGCCGCCGCCCGCGACGGCGTCGAGCTCGTGGACGACGACGAACGGATCACCTGGTTCTGGGCCGCCTGCGTCGGCGTCGCCGAACGACTCATCGTGATCGCCTCACACTTCGAGGGCGATCGACGTGAGGGCTTCCTCGCCATGTCGACGGAACGACTCACGAAGAGCCTGCTCGTCTAG
- a CDS encoding TetR/AcrR family transcriptional regulator, with product MTTSIGETARGDREQRRRDVLVAAASVLEERGWDDFSIREIAARAGVSGGAVYQWFSGKGEIWAQLQTARFTADTATVESWPADLGPSETVHRLVMLIAKNHVDLGRHRFEFVRGLKGRAPAYADDLTNAHARLSASIADRLLSIYGDGHPPENHAARVSWLWAVGKGVGDHMVDSRFEAMGVDRTDFLDTTAECLLAGLRAPSPATVRSLVDRERR from the coding sequence ATGACGACATCCATAGGGGAAACGGCTCGCGGTGATCGCGAGCAACGCCGCCGCGACGTTCTCGTCGCGGCGGCGTCGGTGCTCGAAGAGCGAGGCTGGGACGACTTCTCGATCCGCGAGATCGCCGCGCGTGCGGGGGTGAGCGGGGGTGCCGTCTACCAGTGGTTCTCGGGCAAGGGCGAGATCTGGGCGCAACTGCAAACGGCCCGATTCACGGCCGACACTGCCACCGTCGAGAGCTGGCCGGCCGACCTCGGCCCCAGTGAGACCGTGCACCGCCTCGTCATGCTCATCGCGAAGAACCATGTCGATCTCGGTCGCCACCGCTTCGAGTTCGTTCGTGGCCTGAAGGGGCGGGCGCCGGCCTACGCCGACGACCTGACCAACGCGCATGCCCGCCTGAGCGCGTCGATCGCCGATCGACTCCTCTCGATCTACGGCGACGGCCACCCGCCCGAGAACCACGCGGCCCGGGTGTCGTGGTTGTGGGCCGTCGGCAAGGGCGTCGGCGACCACATGGTCGACTCGCGTTTCGAGGCGATGGGCGTCGACCGCACCGACTTCCTCGACACCACCGCCGAGTGCCTGCTCGCCGGCCTCCGCGCCCCGTCGCCGGCCACGGTTCGCAGCCTGGTCGATCGAGAGCGCCGATGA
- a CDS encoding acetyl-CoA C-acetyltransferase produces the protein MTDATPSTAYIVDAVRTPTGKRGGALSHLHPADLAAASITALMERTGVDPNAVEDVVFGNVDSVGGQAGDIARTAWLVAGLPEAIPGTTVDRQCGSGQQAISFAAMGVMAGVQDLVVAGGTQQMSQIPISSAMTLAADLGFDDPFSGSPGWVERYGSQEVSQFRGAEMIAEKWNISRDECERFAFESHERAIRAIDEGRFDREIAPLAGLAMDETPRRGGSLEKMQQLAPLVEGGRLTAACASQICDASSALLIASEQALKDHDLTPRARIHHMSVRGDDPIFMLTGPIPATAYALEKSGMRIDDIDLFECNEAFAPVPLAWMKEHDIPHEKVNVNGGAIALGHPLGATGAKLMTTLLHELERTGGRYGFQTMCEGGGQANVTIIERL, from the coding sequence ATGACTGACGCCACTCCTTCCACCGCCTACATCGTCGATGCAGTGCGGACCCCGACCGGCAAGCGCGGTGGTGCTCTGTCGCACCTCCACCCTGCGGATCTGGCCGCTGCGTCGATCACGGCGCTGATGGAACGCACCGGCGTCGACCCGAACGCCGTCGAAGACGTGGTGTTCGGCAACGTCGACTCGGTCGGTGGCCAGGCCGGCGACATCGCCCGCACGGCATGGCTGGTCGCCGGGTTGCCCGAGGCGATCCCCGGCACCACGGTCGACCGCCAATGCGGTTCGGGGCAGCAGGCGATCAGCTTCGCCGCCATGGGGGTGATGGCCGGCGTGCAGGACCTCGTCGTCGCCGGTGGCACCCAGCAGATGTCACAGATCCCCATCTCGTCGGCGATGACCCTCGCCGCCGACCTGGGCTTCGACGACCCGTTCTCGGGCTCGCCCGGCTGGGTCGAGCGCTACGGCTCGCAGGAGGTCTCGCAGTTCCGCGGCGCGGAGATGATCGCCGAGAAGTGGAACATCAGCCGCGACGAATGCGAGCGCTTCGCGTTCGAGAGCCACGAACGGGCGATTCGAGCGATCGACGAGGGCCGATTCGATCGCGAGATCGCGCCACTCGCCGGTCTCGCGATGGACGAGACCCCCCGTCGGGGCGGCTCGCTCGAGAAGATGCAGCAGCTCGCACCGCTCGTCGAGGGTGGCCGCCTGACCGCGGCGTGCGCCAGCCAGATCTGCGACGCGTCCTCTGCCCTGCTGATCGCGTCCGAGCAGGCGCTGAAGGATCACGACCTGACGCCGCGGGCCCGCATCCACCACATGAGCGTGCGCGGCGACGACCCGATCTTCATGCTCACCGGGCCGATCCCGGCCACGGCCTACGCACTCGAGAAGAGCGGCATGCGCATCGACGACATCGACCTCTTCGAATGCAACGAGGCGTTCGCCCCCGTGCCGCTCGCGTGGATGAAGGAGCACGACATCCCCCACGAGAAGGTCAACGTCAACGGCGGCGCCATCGCCCTCGGGCACCCCCTGGGAGCGACCGGGGCCAAGCTGATGACGACGCTGCTCCACGAGCTCGAGCGCACCGGCGGTCGCTACGGATTCCAGACGATGTGTGAAGGCGGCGGCCAGGCCAACGTCACCATCATCGAGCGGCTGTAG
- a CDS encoding site-specific DNA-methyltransferase: MSEQAAATRKSTATTAFGVGKRESHDSSSFYERFTPPEISTDDTVNPIPASLAAIHNRDSREIASVLPANSVALVATSPPYFVGKEYELAVTGDPDTRGSVPTVPTSYFDYLQMLRDVFASCVEVLEPGGRIAVNVANLGRKPYRSLSADVISILQDDLGLLLRGEIIWQKAEGATGSVAWGSYRKATNPVLRDLTERVIVASKGRFDRAQSKDRRSTMSADDFMEATLDVWKISPESAKRVRHPAPFPVELPRRLIDLYTYEGDAVLDPFLGSGSTLVAAERTGRRGFGFDLDPEYCEIAAERVEAERTRPHLRTVEVEAEDPLFELPDDDADRQEFFQARATSEGKKAADIAERVLTEAGFEIVKTPVKVPKVGVQFNFLVADAEGGQFYVDVSGAFTTVRPGLMRTDTLWKTLGRIHVLRATDEPQDPSRVLVLTSNLPKANSEGDKALRAVGPDQVFDAVEMFDKAGVARLRAYAEGGAVLPIPGYWTESDIEKI; encoded by the coding sequence GTGTCGGAGCAAGCAGCAGCAACACGCAAGTCGACGGCCACCACGGCCTTCGGCGTCGGCAAGCGGGAGAGTCACGACTCCTCGTCGTTCTACGAGCGGTTCACGCCGCCCGAGATCAGCACCGACGACACGGTCAATCCGATCCCGGCGTCCCTGGCGGCGATCCACAATCGCGACAGCCGCGAGATCGCGTCGGTGCTGCCTGCGAACAGTGTCGCCCTCGTCGCCACCTCGCCCCCGTACTTCGTGGGCAAGGAGTACGAGCTCGCGGTGACCGGTGATCCCGACACGCGTGGCTCCGTGCCGACCGTGCCCACCTCGTACTTCGACTATCTGCAGATGTTGCGCGACGTGTTCGCCTCGTGCGTCGAGGTGCTGGAGCCGGGCGGCCGCATCGCCGTCAACGTCGCCAACCTGGGTCGCAAGCCGTATCGCAGCCTGAGCGCCGATGTGATCTCGATCCTGCAGGACGACCTCGGTCTGCTGCTGCGGGGCGAGATCATCTGGCAGAAGGCCGAAGGTGCCACCGGCTCGGTGGCGTGGGGTTCCTATCGCAAGGCGACCAACCCGGTGCTGCGAGATCTCACCGAACGGGTGATCGTGGCGAGCAAGGGCCGATTCGACCGGGCCCAGTCGAAGGACCGGCGCAGCACGATGTCGGCCGACGACTTCATGGAGGCGACGCTCGACGTCTGGAAGATCAGTCCCGAGTCGGCCAAGCGGGTGCGTCACCCGGCGCCGTTCCCGGTCGAGCTGCCTCGGCGGCTGATCGACCTCTACACCTACGAGGGCGACGCCGTCCTCGATCCGTTCCTGGGCTCGGGCTCGACCCTGGTGGCGGCCGAGCGCACCGGGCGGCGGGGGTTCGGCTTCGATCTCGATCCCGAGTACTGCGAGATCGCTGCGGAGCGAGTCGAGGCCGAGCGGACCCGTCCGCATCTGCGCACCGTCGAGGTCGAGGCCGAGGATCCGCTGTTCGAACTCCCCGACGACGATGCCGACCGTCAGGAGTTCTTCCAGGCCCGGGCCACCAGCGAAGGCAAGAAGGCGGCCGACATCGCCGAGCGGGTGCTCACCGAGGCGGGCTTCGAGATCGTGAAGACGCCGGTGAAGGTGCCGAAGGTCGGGGTGCAGTTCAACTTTCTCGTGGCCGATGCCGAGGGTGGGCAGTTCTATGTCGACGTGTCGGGCGCCTTCACCACGGTGCGTCCCGGTCTGATGCGCACCGACACCCTGTGGAAGACGCTCGGGCGGATCCACGTGCTGCGGGCCACCGACGAACCGCAGGATCCGAGCCGTGTGCTCGTGCTCACCTCGAACCTGCCGAAGGCCAACAGTGAGGGCGACAAGGCGCTGCGCGCCGTCGGTCCCGACCAGGTCTTCGATGCGGTCGAGATGTTCGACAAGGCGGGTGTCGCTCGCCTGCGGGCCTACGCCGAGGGTGGTGCGGTCCTGCCGATCCCCGGCTACTGGACCGAGAGCGACATCGAGAAGATCTGA
- a CDS encoding ribonuclease H-like domain-containing protein, translating to MGPPTPLTYGLDIETDTTVDGLDPSVAAVVAIALSGDGIEIVLDGPEPTIITELDRALAELPAGVLVTWNGGGFDLPFLHHRADLLGLRLGLELQPGLAGSHRARWHHHRHLDGYQLFRADVGASLHFSCGLKPLARMVGLPVIEVDRERIHELSVEEQRAYVASDARLARALVARRAHWEAGIDQVSSGT from the coding sequence ATCGGACCTCCCACGCCCCTCACCTACGGCCTCGACATCGAGACCGACACCACGGTCGACGGCCTCGACCCGTCGGTCGCCGCCGTCGTCGCCATCGCGCTGAGCGGCGATGGGATCGAGATCGTGCTCGACGGACCCGAGCCGACGATCATCACCGAACTCGATCGGGCTCTCGCCGAGCTTCCCGCCGGCGTTCTCGTCACCTGGAACGGCGGCGGCTTCGATCTGCCCTTCCTGCACCACCGGGCCGACCTGCTCGGTCTGCGGCTCGGTCTCGAGCTGCAACCCGGCCTGGCCGGTTCCCACCGCGCCCGCTGGCACCATCACCGCCATCTCGACGGCTACCAACTCTTCCGCGCCGACGTGGGCGCGTCGCTGCACTTCTCGTGCGGGCTCAAGCCGTTGGCCCGCATGGTGGGCCTGCCGGTGATCGAGGTCGACCGCGAGCGGATCCACGAGCTGTCCGTCGAGGAGCAACGCGCCTATGTCGCGAGCGATGCCCGCCTCGCTCGCGCCCTCGTCGCCCGCCGCGCCCACTGGGAGGCGGGGATCGATCAGGTGTCGAGCGGCACGTAA
- a CDS encoding LLM class flavin-dependent oxidoreductase: MATPLANGSVSLRLYPHDVDAVEQLSLIRAQAARGAEVGYDGVMVSEHHADFPGYLPNPVQLAGFLLDSMATGWAAPCPLLLPMKPYALVAEDLAWLDAAYPGRVGAGFAAGALPVDFELAEVPFDEIVERFKASLPKTIAALRGEDDTPLAADRAIARTATAPMPMVVAAQSPGAVRRAARLGVGILYDSLQTAEVTARLSDAFLEAGGTGARIAIRRVWIGDPPNDEMAAQMAHYRSYAPESAMKNWDGDQLIAAPTPAEAAERLADFLDAANCDTVNVRIHVKGLTPAQVDEQLALHGGEFLDTLRDRLLSSRSQQPT; this comes from the coding sequence ATGGCTACCCCGCTGGCGAACGGCAGCGTCTCGCTGCGCCTGTATCCGCACGACGTCGACGCGGTCGAGCAGCTCTCGCTCATTCGCGCCCAGGCCGCCCGCGGCGCCGAGGTGGGGTACGACGGGGTGATGGTCAGCGAACACCACGCCGACTTCCCCGGCTATCTGCCCAACCCGGTGCAGCTGGCCGGCTTCCTGCTCGACTCCATGGCGACGGGGTGGGCCGCACCGTGCCCGCTGCTGTTGCCGATGAAGCCCTACGCCCTGGTGGCCGAAGACCTCGCCTGGCTCGACGCCGCGTACCCCGGCCGGGTCGGCGCCGGCTTCGCCGCCGGCGCACTGCCGGTCGACTTCGAGCTCGCAGAAGTGCCCTTCGACGAGATCGTCGAACGGTTCAAGGCGTCGCTTCCGAAGACCATCGCCGCGCTGCGCGGAGAGGACGACACGCCCCTCGCGGCCGACCGGGCCATCGCCCGGACCGCAACGGCGCCGATGCCGATGGTCGTCGCCGCGCAGAGCCCGGGGGCGGTGCGCCGCGCCGCCCGTCTCGGTGTCGGCATCCTCTACGACAGTCTCCAGACGGCCGAGGTCACCGCCCGGCTCAGCGACGCATTCCTCGAAGCCGGCGGCACGGGCGCGCGCATCGCGATCCGTCGCGTGTGGATCGGCGACCCGCCCAACGACGAGATGGCAGCCCAGATGGCGCACTATCGCAGCTACGCCCCCGAGTCGGCCATGAAGAACTGGGACGGCGACCAGCTCATCGCCGCGCCCACGCCGGCCGAAGCCGCCGAACGCCTCGCCGACTTCCTCGACGCGGCGAACTGCGACACCGTCAACGTGCGCATCCACGTGAAGGGACTCACTCCGGCGCAGGTCGACGAACAGCTCGCCCTCCACGGCGGCGAGTTCCTCGACACGCTGCGAGATCGACTCCTCAGCTCGAGGTCTCAGCAGCCGACATAG
- a CDS encoding CarD family transcriptional regulator, protein MSYKPGDRVVYPHHGAAVIERKEKRTAFGEEKEYLVLRMAHGEMTLAVPVDMAEEVGMRWPISTEDVEDLFEVLAKRDVREPANWSRRFKNHQEKLKSGDVYQVAEVVRNLALRDQAKGLSAGEKSLYTKARNVLVSELAFALDVEEDDAMAKVDSALV, encoded by the coding sequence TTGAGCTACAAGCCTGGTGACCGCGTCGTGTATCCCCATCACGGGGCCGCGGTGATCGAGAGGAAGGAAAAGCGCACCGCCTTCGGCGAGGAGAAGGAATATCTCGTCCTGCGCATGGCCCACGGCGAGATGACCCTGGCGGTGCCGGTCGACATGGCCGAGGAGGTCGGCATGCGCTGGCCGATCAGCACCGAAGACGTCGAAGACCTCTTCGAGGTGCTCGCCAAGCGAGATGTGCGTGAGCCGGCCAACTGGTCGCGCCGCTTTAAGAACCACCAGGAGAAGCTGAAGTCGGGCGACGTCTACCAGGTCGCCGAGGTGGTCCGGAACCTCGCCCTGCGCGACCAGGCCAAGGGCCTGTCGGCCGGCGAGAAGTCGCTCTACACGAAGGCCCGCAACGTGCTGGTCTCCGAGCTCGCCTTCGCCCTCGATGTCGAGGAAGACGACGCGATGGCAAAGGTCGATTCAGCCCTCGTCTAG